A DNA window from Aspergillus nidulans FGSC A4 chromosome I contains the following coding sequences:
- a CDS encoding putative phospholipid metabolism enzyme regulator (transcript_id=CADANIAT00007183) translates to MAVESERSPCPDGTAGGPKGAQDDVPTSLTRRSVSENDMRELPRSNIKSQVPFISQLPKPSHTAQGVSGPSSTTNSTISSREPSPSSSSQRLRNSTSTSNSRVSSRSRKRALDRSPDRSATTSPNPGPGKLPSQTIKPLVLSPPTNVEPSSDPPSPDKSSMPLWAGSRRSEQEPHLPNTSSKRTQVSGDEFAAKSERSAPRSVNRGSGTALETVQEASDQSTPSTDTILLQPAQEDAKLEKIDEDATPKASRIHTESGSDSGGNKSSEQMEENRRRPPFASKGPNTILPKRSTTSLSGGSRSKPADGSVRNMIVETETVSSIPQVGLGVNTGERGGPSRVDAGTLRMKPSTETIRPKKEKRRSRKPAALTSGAASSKADIFEAKVASAVDEADVSDSDETFVYESNPQDQYPVRQSRYHSRTPSATSMASQVDQLAGRSRAAIREGNHSVTGKRSMKFTNNTYTSSVDGDVDEVPRSHSRIDGNGTHTPRHHIGRHGRQNMYPSLFDNESPFPQSQGHKSTRHFVGSSYRQARSGGSRNNPNYRTINSYKKAGEVYGYDFDAEGADDERTPLVGSPRQTRSRGGRRPNSASLRQMEYMQQRHRSCVSRYGACFLISLLFVLLVGGGTSFIVAITKPLLDVQVVDIQNVLASEQELMLDLNVQAINPNLFPVVIDDINVDIFAKSRYVGTDQFWREDAPSLARLARVERKKRADVTHTTHCTDGLDCESNGLVGQVGRWKPKGGVDKGTDPIPSDPAGDHQTMLIGRVFRLDSTLTFEASPWHYEPSTSKGQIRLSRPGNSTEKGGTERWERVLQHPFELIVAGAVQYQLPLSSRFHSSSISSSIRVTPDGDDDSDGEKQDSNEGETVSIAVSGESLPNTALPGGETLKAIRALTTKTHRAFVA, encoded by the coding sequence ATGGCTGTGGAATCCGAGAGGTCGCCCTGCCCTGACGGGACAGCTGGTGGACCCAAAGGTGCCCAAGATGATGTGCCTACATCTCTTACCCGAAGATCCGTCAGCGAGAATGACATGAGGGAACTGCCACGTTCGAACATCAAGTCCCAGGTCCCGTTCATATCGCAGTTACCCAAGCCCTCGCATACGGCTCAAGGCGTTTCCGGACCTTCGTCGACCACGAACTCTACTATATCCTCCCGCGAaccttcaccttcctcctcctctcagCGCCTGCGTAATTCCACCTCTACTTCGAATTCTCGTGTATCGTCCCGATCTCGAAAGCGAGCGCTTGATCGCAGCCCAGACCGATCTGCTACAACAAGTCCGAACCCTGGCCCGGGAAAACTCCCCTCCCAGACCATCAAACCTCTTGTCCTTAGTCCTCCCACAAATGTCGAGCCGTCCTCCGATCCGCCTAGTCCGGACAAGTCCAGTATGCCGTTGTGGGCCGGTTCCCGGCGGTCGGAGCAGGAGCCTCATCTGCCGAATACATCTAGCAAGCGGACTCAGGTTTCAGGTGATGAATTTGCTGCCAAATCAGAGAGGAGCGCGCCTCGTTCCGTAAATAGAGGGTCAGGCACTGCTCTTGAAACAGTTCAGGAGGCTAGCGATCAATCTACACCTTCAACCGACACTATACTTCTTCAGCCCGCCCAGGAAGATGCTAAGCTGGAAAAAATCGACGAAGACGCGACCCCGAAAGCCTCAAGAATTCATACAGAAagcggcagcgacagcgGGGGAAATAAAAGTTCAGAGCAAATGGAAGAAAACCGTCGGCGTCCGCCGTTTGCGTCAAAGGGCCCCAACACCATCCTCCCAAAACGGTCTACGACATCACTGAGCGGCGGTTCTCGTTCCAAGCCTGCAGACGGCTCTGTTCGAAATATGATCGTCGAAACGGAGACTGTGAGTTCTATACCTCAAGTTGGCCTGGGCGTAAACACCGGCGAACGAGGCGGCCCCAGTAGGGTAGACGCGGGAACTTTGCGGATGAAACCCAGCACCGAAACCATCCGgcccaaaaaagaaaaaagacgCTCTCGCAAGCCGGCTGCCCTTACGAGTGGGGCTGCGTCTTCCAAGGCCGATATATTCGAAGCCAAGGTAGCCAGCGCTGTTGATGAAGCCGACGTTTCAGACTCGGATGAGACTTTTGTTTATGAGTCCAATCCACAAGACCAATACCCGGTCCGCCAGAGCAGGTACCATTCTAGAACACCAAGTGCAACGTCAATGGCAAGTCAGGTGGATCAGCTGGCTGGCCGTAGTCGCGCAGCGATCAGGGAAGGTAATCACAGTGTTACAGGCAAGCGCAGCATGAAATTCACAAACAACACGTATACAAGCAGTGTGGACGGGGATGTCGACGAAGTTCCGCGTTCTCACTCGAGGATTGATGGCAATGGTACGCACACTCCCCGGCACCACATTGGGCGTCACGGGCGACAAAACATGTACCCGTCCTTGTTTGACAACGAGTCGCCGTTCCCTCAATCACAGGGACACAAATCTACTCGACATTTTGTTGGGAGTAGTTATAGACAAGCTAGGTCGGGTGGATCTCGCAACAACCCAAATTACCGCACCATCAATAGTTATAAAAAAGCGGGTGAAGTGTACGGCTACGATTTTGATGCTGAAGGCGCAGATGATGAGAGGACTCCGCTTGTTGGGTCTCCGCGTCAGACTCGCAGCCGTGGGGGAAGACGTCCTAATAGCGCCAGTCTACGACAGATGGAATACATGCAACAACGGCATCGCAGCTGTGTCTCTCGATACGGAGCTTGTTTTCTAATAAGCTTGTTATTCGTCTTGCTTGTCGGAGGTGGAACGTCATTTATCGTCGCAATCACTAAGCCTCTACTGGACGTCCAGGTCGTTGACATTCAGAACGTGCTTGCTTCCGAGCAGGAGCTCATGCTAGATCTCAACGTTCAAGCGATTAACCCCAATCTGTTTCCCGTCGTTATTGACGACATCAATGTTGACATATTTGCTAAAAGCCGTTATGTCGGGACTGACCAATTCTGGCGCGAGGATGCCCCGAGCCTTGCAAGACTTGCGCGAGTGGAACGCAAAAAGCGTGCTGATGTTACTCACACGACTCACTGCACCGATGGCCTGGATTGCGAAAGCAACGGCTTAGTAGGTCAGGTGGGACGTTGGAAACCTAAAGGGGGTGTGGACAAGGGTACTGATCCAATCCCGTCTGACCCGGCCGGCGACCACCAAACCATGCTAATTGGGCGCGTTTTCCGACTCGATTCGACTCTGACTTTCGAAGCGTCACCGTGGCACTACGAACCATCTACTTCAAAAGGTCAGATCCGCCTCTCCAGGCCCGGGAATTCCACGGAAAAGGGCGGCACCGAGCGTTGGGAGCGTGTGTTGCAGCACCCATTCGAGCTTATCGTTGCTGGAGCCGTCCAATATCAATTGCCCCTCAGCTCTCGCTTTCACTCATCATCCATCAGCTCCAGTATAAGGGTGACCCCTGATGGCGACGATGACAGCGATGGCGAGAAACAAGATTCAAACGAAGGCGAGACCGTCAGTATTGCGGTGAGCGGTGAAAGCCTTCCTAATACTGCCCTTCCTGGTGGTGAAACCCTCAAGGCCATACGAGCATTGACAACGAAGACGCATCGGGCTTTTGTGGCTTAG
- a CDS encoding uncharacterized protein (transcript_id=CADANIAT00007184) — MSRPLPTSLQNSPFPNKSTSGEVRSSGAPAEDDLPPMQTGQDLGTGSKKHKRKKNRNRKRRNRRPSFLAPEDSQPNAPPTIPESEALSAMAENQAKARGSTPFYSGGNMSNTSLESEALLDHRNQPMMRPRRESRLAQSFRPGSMSTSFRDSDSRPFHSRGKSTLENDSDQEDVNDRTPLMRPPSGRIPKSPGYGTDSVASPFTFHQRRRSTRSDASRCSPRETLSHDINNPPSMPSTPKLGPDMGYNDAVMTGAEFDFGLGRSSDDRYDSSRPHDMVIDVEGTGRRSRSTPGSAAVSPHRTPQETLIRRRTVPAEEDVCFPQEDASEVAEECAPALSRGNGRRRRRTKEWPDLSILEDWSREEKEERIGVFRAKKISEPMLVEGRLRPQYRAWRREEDEVPYRFTYFNEEFQSTIHAQTIPELVQPGGSFRELFIPDPPELEDSSDSEASESEEHRNSGHPTPSTRTANQSPAARAATPSNNHNHDTHQQPEGRSQLRASIISEAVSEGRVSGDLPDQTQTAPKPKRYGPRPTFWLDVLCPTDAEMRVISKAFGIHALTAEDIMMQEAREKVELFRNYYFLNYRTFEQDPNSENYLEPVNMYVVVFREGILSFHFSQTPHPANVRRRIRQLMDYLILSSDWISYALIDDITDVFGPLIQSIEDEVDDIDEMIMHMHSDQSPASSSPKEEQRDVVPGPGEMLRRVGVCRKKVMGLYRLLSNKADVVKGFAKRCNEHWEVAPKSEIGLYLGDIQDHIMTMTSSLTYYETLLSRAHSNYLAQINIHMNERQEQTADVLGKLTVLGTIVLPLNIICGMWGMNVKVPGQDVDSLTWFYSITGGLIIFAFASFLIAKRVYNIV; from the exons ATGTCTCGCCCGCTACCTACGTCACTGCAAAACTCACCTTTCCCGAATAAGTCTACATCAGGGGAAGTTCGATCTTCTGGCGCACCGGCAGAAGACGACCTACCACCAATGCAAACAGGACAGGATCTTGGTACTGGCAGCAAAAAGCATAAGCGCAAGAAAAATCGCAATCGGAAGCGTCGAAATCGCAGGCCGTCCTTCCTCGCTCCAGAAGACTCGCAGCCCAATGCCCCACCAACAATCCCCGAATCTGAGGCCCTGAGCGCAATGGCTGAGAATCAAGCTAAAGCTCGAGGGTCCACGCCGTTCTATTCCGGAGGAAATATGAGCAATACAAGCTTGGAAAGCGAGGCATTGCTGGATCATCG AAATCAGCCGATGATGAGGCCTCGAAGAGAAAGTCGATTGGCACAGTCTTTCCGACCTGGTTCTATGTCTACCTCTTTCCGAGACTCCGATTCCCGTCCATTCCACTCTCGCGGGAAAAGCACGCTTGAAAATGACagtgatcaagaagatgtgAACGATCGAACACCGCTGATGAGGCCACCGTCTGGCCGTATTCCCAAGTCACCAGGATATGGAACAGATTCGGTAGCCAGCCCGTTTACCTTTCACCAGCGACGCCGATCGACTCGGTCCGATGCATCTCGATGCTCGCCGCGTGAGACCTTAAGCCATGACATCAATAACCCTCCCTCAATGCCCTCGACGCCCAAGCTAGGCCCGGATATGGGTTACAACGATGCCGTAATGACCGGTGCGGAGTTTGATTTTGGTCTTGGCAGGTCCTCGGATGATCGATATGACTCGTCCCGACCACACGATATGGTGATTGATGTAGAGGGCACCGGGCGACGATCAAGGAGCACGCCTGGATCCGCCGCGGTATCGCCGCATCGTACACCGCAGGAGACACTAATCCGACGCCGGACCGTAccggcggaagaagatgtcTGCTTCCCGCAGGAGGACGCCTCGGAAGTAGCAGAGGAATGTGCGCCCGCTTTGTCTCGCGGAAATGGACGACGGAGACGACGGACGAAGGAATGGCCGGATTTGTCTATCCTGGAGGATTGGAGCCGtgaggaaaaggaagaacgGATAGGCGTTTTCCGTGCAAAGAAGATTAGCGAACCCATGCTGGTCGAGGGCCGTCTTCGTCCACAATACCGAGCCTGGCGacgcgaggaggacgaagttCCTTACCGTTTCACATACTTCAACGAAGAGTTTCAGAGCACCATTCATGCGCAAACGATACCGGAATTGGTTCAGCCAGGAGGTAGCTTCCGTGAACTCTTCATCCCCGATCCTCCTGAGCTCGAGGATTCTTCCGACAGTGAGGCCTCAGAATCAGAGGAACATCGAAATAGCGGCCACCCAACGCCGAGTACGCGTACTGCGAACCAGAGCCCGGCTGCTAGGGCAGCGACACCCTCCAACAATCACAATCACGACACGCATCAGCAGCCGGAGGGGAGATCGCAGCTTCGCGCTTCGATTATCAGTGAAGCTGTGTCTGAAGGACGTGTGTCGGGCGATTTGCCAGACCAAACGCAGACAGCCCCCAAACCAAAGCGGTACGGACCTCGACCCACGTTCTGGCTTGATGTCCTCTGTCCAACTGATGCCGAGATGCGTGTGATCTCTAAAGCTTTTGGGATTCATGCCTTGACggctgaggatatcatgaTGCAGGAAGCGCGGGAAAAGGTCGAGCTATTTCGGAATTACTACTTCCTGAACTATCGCACGTTCGAGCAGGACCCAAACAGCGAAAACTATCTGGAGCCAGTGAATATGTACGTTGTGGTCTTTCGCGAGGGCATTCTGTCCTTCCATTTCTCACAAACGCCACACCCGGCCAATGTACGGCGTCGTATCCGACAATTGATGGACTACTTGATCCTGAGCTCCGACTGGATTTCATATGCACTCATTGATGACATCACCGACGTTTTCGGGCCCCTAATTCAGTCAATCGAGGACGAAGTCGATGACATTGATGAGATGATTATGCATATGCATTCTGACCAGAGCCCTGCGAGTTCGAGTCCGAAGGAGGAGCAACGGGATGTGGTACCAGGCCCCGGTGAAATGCTGCGACGTGTTGGAGTCTGCCGCAAAAAGGTAATGGGCCTATATCGACTCCTAAGTAATAAGGCCGACGTTGTCAAGGGCTTTGCCAAAAGATGCAATGAGCACTGGGAGGTGGCGCCCAAATCAGAAATTGGCCTGTATCTGGGCGACATCCAAGACCACATAATGACTATGACCAGCAGCTTGACCTACTACGAAAC GCTCCTGTCACGCGCACATAGCAATTACTTAGCACAGATTAACATCCACATGAATGAACGGCAAGAGCAGACTGCGGATGTATTAGGGAAACTGACCGTTCTTGGAACCATTGTCCTTCCTCTCAACATCATCTGCGGTATGTGGGGGATGAACGTGAAGGTCCCTGGCCAGGATGTGGATAGCTTGACTTGGTTCTACTCGA TCACCGGTGGTCTGATTatctttgcctttgcctctTTCCTAATCGCGAAACGGGTGTACAATATCGTCTGA
- a CDS encoding DUF3824 domain-containing protein (transcript_id=CADANIAT00007182) translates to MAEAGLAGAAVAGLVERARSHSRSRNRSRSRSKSRIRKALPVVAAGLGSAVAANIWDKKKDKEAEEEPRRKDRHRSRSRGRAPSDIYPDSTRDSAGLIEYGDHPVHGSIPAANYYGRPPSSPGYHTDASDRVARDAGLGSGHRGRTRSRSRSRARFSSSSPSSEEDRRRRRSRHRHRSRSRDLAGAALAATGVGYAAHKYSQHRKEDKERDRQRYDSDGPSLFEQPFSPGPYPPSPGTGPVDSSQYRPNNYYPPPPGPAPAPAPGPAHYNPADYPPPPNAVPPQQYSYPPPAADAYAPRPRRADENVSAARDFSSPSTQSQPYDGLDSTRLATPRPRSRRRRTRAGSEPPQSKSVAFDDDPQTNEKTTGYETDDSDSTVDGMSSGRRRRRRHHRRHRSDRRRYSSSDPYASSAKDRSAAQIQKQTSAPESDSDATIDLPDRFDRDGRLLPQPGDDPLAEKVESLLRKFNRVFI, encoded by the exons ATGGCAGAGGCTGGCTTGGCCGGTGCTGCTGTAGCCGGCTTGGTGGAGAGAGCCCGGAGCCATTCACGGTCACGGAATCGGTCTCGCTCTCGATCCAAGAGCAGGATCAGGAAAGCACTTCCCGTCGTCGCAGCCGGCTTAGGATCTGCTGTGGCTGCGAACATTTgggacaagaagaaggataaagaagcagaagaggaaccgCGCCGTAAAGACCGTCATCGCTCAAGGTCGCGTGGGCGGGCGCCGTCAGATATTTATCCCGACTCTACCCGTGACTCCGCTGGCTTAATCGAATACGGCGATCATCCAGTGCACGGGAGCATCCCTGCCGCGAACTACTACGGCCGTCCGCCAAGCTCTCCGGGTTACCACACAGATGCCTCTGACCGAGTCGCCAGGGATGCTGGACTTGGCTCGGGACATCGGGGTCGCACTCGTagtcgcagccgcagccgtgCTAgattcagcagcagctctccctcgagcgaagaagaccgcCGTAGGCGCAGAAGCCGCCACAGACACCGCAGCCGCTCCCGCGATTTGGCCGGAGCTGCTCTTGCAGCCACGGGTGTTGGGTATGCAGCTCATAAATACTCGCAACATCGGAAAGAGGACAAAGAGAGAGACAGGCAGA GATATGACAGCGATGGACCGAGTCTTTTTGAGCAACCATTCAGCCCCGGGCCATACCCGCCTTCGCCTGGAACCGGTCCGGTAGACAGTTCTCAGTACAGACCTAATAACTACTACCCTCCGCCTCCGggtccagctccagcgcccGCGCCAGGCCCGGCACATTACAACCCGGCAGATTATCCACCCCCACCCAACGCTGTACCTCCACAGCAGTACAGTTACCCTCCTCCTGCGGCAGATGCGTACGCACCCCGGCCTCGGAGGGCAGATGAGAATGTGAGTGCTGCACGCGActtctcctctccaagcACACAATCTCAACCCTACGATG GTCTAGACTCTACCCGTCTAGCAACGCCGCGTCCACGTTCACGGCGCAGGCGGACGCGCGCCGGCAGCGAACCGCCCCAGTCCAAATCTGTTGCCTTTGACGATGATCCGCAGACAAACGAGAAAACAACGGGATACGAGACGGACGATAGCGATTCAACGGTTGATGGAATGAGTTCAGGTCGgcgccgccgtcgccgtcaccACCGCCGTCACCGTTCTGACCGGCGCCGTTACTCATCGTCCGATCCCTATGCGTCGTCGGCGAAAGACCGCAGCGCTGCACAAATACAAAAACAAACAAGCGCCCCTGAATCTGATTCTGATGCTACAATCGACCTTCCTGACCGGTTTGACCGCGAtggtcgtcttcttcctcaaccaggaGATGATCCGCTGGCCGAGAAGGTCGAGAGTTTGCTGAGAAAGTTCAACCGGGTATTTATATGA
- a CDS encoding uncharacterized protein (transcript_id=CADANIAT00007181) — protein MSSYVYRERDREDDWDERRSGVSVKRYVIPPEDRERDRDRDLFFREDSGPGERELVIRRTTEREEPVMVQRYERDTDYDRDYYEPRGPVYINPRESDYDIVHRSEVDREPAYYYHRRVREYDNDNRRFRRELSPSDSVSQATRRRDDDYSSDDSMVYIRKETKEYDDHHNRHLASGALVGVGAAELLRSRRKKDGEEVSGGLGRIGRDVGAGALGAVAVEAASRAKDYYRSKSRHRSHSFDDDRSSRYSHHRHYSHSHSRHGRSRSRSHSRSRARTFAEIGLGVAAIAGAVALARKKSDSGRRSAAPFPSFSIPFRQGCRR, from the exons ATGTCTTCTTACGTCTACAGAGAGCGTGATCGTGAAGACGACTGGGACGAGCGTCGTTCTGGCGTCTCTGTTAAGCGCTACGTCATACCCCCAGAAGATCGAGAACGAGACCGCGATCGAGACTTGTTCTTCCGTGAGGATTCAGGCCCTGGCGAGCGAGAATTGGTCATTCGTCGCACAACAGAGCGCGAGGAGCCCGTCATGGTTCAACGTTACGAGCGTGATACAGATTATGACCGAGATTATTACGAAC CTCGAGGTCCTGTTTACATCAATCCGCGCGAATCTGACTATGACATCGTTCACCGGTCCGAGGTGGATCGAGAACCGGCCTACTACTATCATCGCCGTGTTCGAGAATACGACAACGATAATCGCCGCTTTCGACGCGAACTGAGCCCTAGCGATTCTGTCTCGCAGGCCACCAGACGGCGCGACGACGATTACAGCAGCGACGACAGCATGGTCTACATTCGAAAAGAGACCAAGGAGTATGACGACCATCATAACCGACATCTGGCCTCAGGCGCTCTGGTCGGTGTAGGCGCCGCCGAGCTGCTCCGAAGTCGTCGAAAGaaggatggagaagaagtctCAGGTGGCCTCGGTCGTATTGGCCGCGATGTCGGTGCGGGCGCTTTGGGCGCCGTCGCTGTAGAAGCCGCATCGCGGGCAAAGGACTACTACCGCAGCAAGAGCCGCCACCGCTCTCACTCgtttgatgatgatagaaGCTCCCGTTAtagccatcatcgtcactACAGCCACAGCCATTCTCGCCACGGGCGCAGCCGCAGTCGATCTCATTCGCGCTCTCGTGCTAGAACATTTGCAGAGATTGGCTTGGGAGTCGCTGCTATTGCTGGCGCTGTAGCTTTGGCTCGCAAGAAGTCCGACAGCGGCCGACGCAGTGCCGCTCCGTTCCCGTCATTTTCGATCCCATTCCGTCAAGGATGCCGGAGATGA
- a CDS encoding Zn(II)2Cys6 transcription factor (transcript_id=CADANIAT00007180), with the protein MAPSSRPAGKRLPISCQACRTRKIRCSRDGRPCQTCVRRGLGAEDCVYLGQPRLSSENSSTADTTVHAELLARIRNLEDMLQRQVSSYSGGPNSPLASPGSLTGSFSDLDSPTGPGFTSYPRSSMVNSVGTLQTFASGDSLPDINSEVPDDDDDVCLPLAGNAATREELLALLPPSRYCDALKDVYFRVFSPISLLFIILAIAVTALHDDDPLLSDLGRERTVSRNVKALSSRYRSAALRCLSADGILSRHSINSLQSLILINYARLHRGLPTWTLLGLTHHVATSMGCHIDPERFALGPIEREERRRAWAGLKMLYTTHNNLYGSSSPGLTTMSTKLPLDVNDVDLLTGTAPETATPRPTQMTYLLLQYRLHDVSSMICESLFSFPPRYTAAQLEAEILSVHKTCEKRYQLEQGSEPLPVHHLANLNILYSYIHQLLLLLFRPALCRYLQGEITNETCAARAKCLASAKTSLSIHQTLHESPQFASYKWYNSNQGSFHAFHAAVILCVMLMYPENQYEAADIKENLWKSLDVFASLSNRSNFCSKAVPVLRLIM; encoded by the exons ATGGCTCCATCTTCTCGTCCTGCCGGCAAGCGACTTCCGATCAGCTGTCAAGCCTGTCGAACAAGGAAGATCCGTTGCTCTCGTGATGGCCGCCCTTGCCAGACCTGTGTCCGACGAGGGCTGGGCGCTGAAGATTGTGTATACCTTGGCCAACCGAGACTGTCGTCGGAAAACAGCTCAACTGCAGACACTACCGTCCACGCCGAATTACTCGCACGAATCCGCAACCTAGAGGACATGCTTCAAAGACAAGTTAGCTCATATTCAGGCGGTCCGAACTCACCACTCGCATCGCCCGGTAGCCTCACTGGAAGCTTCTCTGACCTGGACAGTCCAACTGGCCCTGGTTTCACGTCATATCCCAGAAGCTCCATGGTAAACAGCGTTGGGACTTTGCAGACATTTGCCTCAGG CGACTCTCTCCCTGATATCAACTCCGAGGTACcggatgacgatgacgacgtgTGTCTCCCTTTAGCTGGGAATGCAGCTACGAGGGAAGAGCTACTCGCCCTTCTCCCACCAAGTCGGTATTGTGACGCACTCAAGGACGTTTATTTCCGGGTCTTCTCTCCT ATTTCTCTCTTGTTTATTATCCTCGCTATTGCTGTCACTGCCCTTCACGACGATGACCCCTTACTCTCTGATTTGGGTCGTGAGAGGACCGTCAGTCGCAATGTCAAAGCCCTATCTTCACGCTACCGATCCGCTGCTTTGCGATGTCTATCAGCCGACGGCATTCTCTCCCGACATTCCATCAACTCCCTTCAGTCCCTTATCCTGATCAATTACGCCAGACTTCACCGTGGGCTTCCAACCTGGACGCTTCTAGGCTTGACTCACCACGTTGCCACCTCAATGGGTTGTCACATCGACCCGGAACGATTCGCTCTTGGGCCAATAGAACGCGAGGAGCGGCGCCGGGCATGGGCAGGGCTGAAAATGTTATACACCACGCATAATAATCTGTATGGCAGTTCCAGCCCAGGCCTTACGACCATGAGCACAAAGCTCCCCTTAGATGTGAACGATGTGGACCTCCTCACAGGTACTGCCCCAGAAACCGCGACCCCTCGTCCAACCCAGATGACCTACCTCCTACTCCAATACCGGCTTCATGACGTCTCGTCCATGATCTGCGAGAGTCTATTCAGTTTCCCTCCTCGGTATACCGCCGCTCAGCTAGAAGCCGAGATCCTCTCCGTGCATAAGACGTGCGAAAAACGCTACCAGCTAGAACAGGGCTCTGAACCTCTCCCTGTTCATCACCTCGCCAACCTGAATATACTATACAGCTACATTCACCAActactcctccttctcttccgtcCCGCTCTCTGCCGGTACTTACAAGGCGAAATCACCAACGAAACCTGTGCTGCGCGGGCGAAATGCCTAGCGTCCGCGAAAACATCGCTATCTATTCACCAAACCCTGCATGAATCACCCCAATTCGCTTCTTACAAATGGTACAACAGCAACCAGGGCAGCTTCCATGCTTTCCATGCGGCAGTCATCCTATGTGTCATGCTGATGTACCCGGAGAATCAGTATGAGGCGGCCGATATCAAGGAAAATCTTTGGAAATCCCTCGACGTGTTtgcctccctctccaaccgcAGCAACTTCTGTAGCAAAGCTGTTCCTGTGCTGCGCCTGATTATGTAG
- a CDS encoding putative phosphorylase (transcript_id=CADANIAT00007185), giving the protein MVKGISYNAVLSTFDDLVARKKISYGPRTTVQYDYDGFALEFHISSSLSRKPQNGDPISGHEEPDAEKPECFGPGSDIANDDPATLLATIHGTHLLVVNKFCMFRPQLLLLTSDSYRRQREPLDLVDLSAACTVLTLFDTSSQFVIYNCGPTGGASRQHKHLQVLPRPPRLFPDDENDNKAVPYKYFLRYLRDVELGSPEGQKKLFEVYRELLAEAKQSLRGYLEDNENYIPHNVALVREWIIVIPRRNAAFEGITANTPGMLGSVWLTSEEELGQWKQVGPKRVLAGLGVPV; this is encoded by the exons ATGGTGAAAGGCATCAGCTATAATGCAGTATTATCGACCTTCGATGACCTCGTTGCAAGGAAGAAAATATCCTATGGGCCGCGCACAACCGTCCAGTACGATTATGACGGGTTTGCG CTCGAGTTCCACATAAGCTCCTCGCTTTCCAGGAAGCCACAGAACGGAGATCCCATTAGTGGCCATGAAGAGCCTGACGCTGAGAAACCAGAGTGTTTCGGACCAGGGAGCGATATAGCAAACGATGACCCAGCCACTCTTCTAGCAACTATTCACGGGACGCATTTGCTCGTAGTCAACAAGTTCTGCATGTTCCGGCCGCAACTACTGCTACTGACAAGCGACTCGTACCGGCGACAACGGGAGCCACTGGACCTAGTTGATCTGAGTGCTGCTTGCACGGTCTTGACCTTGTTCGATACATCGTCGCAATTTGTCATTTATAACTGTGGGCCGACGGGTGGTGCTAGTAGGCAGCATAAGCATCTGCAGGTATTGCCGCGGCCGCCGAGACTATTCCCAGATGACGAGAATGACAACAAAGCTGTGCCGTACAAATATTTCCTTCGTTATCTCCGTGACGTTGAGCTCGGAAGTCCAGAGGGGCAAAAGAAGCTTTTTGAGGTATACAGGGAATTGCTCGCCGAGGCCAAGCAGTCTCTCCGGGGGTATCTCGAGGACAATGAAAATTATATCCCTCATAATGTCGCCTTGGTCAGAGAGTGGATTATCGTTATACCCAGGCGGAATGCTGCCTTTGAAGGTATCACTGCGAATACTCCAGGGATGCTGGGATCCGTGTGGTTGACGAGCGAGGAGGAATTGGGACAATGGAAACAGGTCGGGCCAAAGAGGGTCCTTGCTGGATTGGGCGTGCCAGTTTGA